The Ficedula albicollis isolate OC2 chromosome 6, FicAlb1.5, whole genome shotgun sequence genome has a window encoding:
- the LOC101815407 gene encoding beta-microseminoprotein-like isoform X1 produces the protein MSISGMAEKIFLAFFVAVGSIVTLGDAGCIAERRKPWWPHKGCMINGKIYPLGHIERTEFCYKCDCEKDQIRCCSCMIDPPQYDGEKCKVIFNRKTCDYDVVQKDDPSKECFSYSRMC, from the exons ATGAGCATCTCAGGAATGGCAGAG AAGATCTTTCTGGCTTTCTTTGTTGCAGTGGGCAGCATTGTGACCCTGGGTGATGCAGGCTGTATCGCTGAACGTCGAAAGCCATGGTGGCCCcacaaag GCTGTATGATCAATGGAAAAATCTATCCCCTTGGACACATTGAGAGGACAGAATTTTGCTACAAATGTGACTGTGAGAAAGATCAAATAAGATGCTGCTCCTG CATGATAGATCCCCCTCAATACGATGGAGAGAAATGTAAAGTCATTTTCAACAGAAAGACCTGTGACTATGATGTGGTGCAGAAGGATGACCCCTCTAAGGAGTGTTTTTCCTATTCTCGTATGTGCTAA
- the LOC101815407 gene encoding beta-microseminoprotein-like isoform X2 has product MKIFLAFFVAVGSIVTLGDAGCIAERRKPWWPHKGCMINGKIYPLGHIERTEFCYKCDCEKDQIRCCSCMIDPPQYDGEKCKVIFNRKTCDYDVVQKDDPSKECFSYSRMC; this is encoded by the exons ATG AAGATCTTTCTGGCTTTCTTTGTTGCAGTGGGCAGCATTGTGACCCTGGGTGATGCAGGCTGTATCGCTGAACGTCGAAAGCCATGGTGGCCCcacaaag GCTGTATGATCAATGGAAAAATCTATCCCCTTGGACACATTGAGAGGACAGAATTTTGCTACAAATGTGACTGTGAGAAAGATCAAATAAGATGCTGCTCCTG CATGATAGATCCCCCTCAATACGATGGAGAGAAATGTAAAGTCATTTTCAACAGAAAGACCTGTGACTATGATGTGGTGCAGAAGGATGACCCCTCTAAGGAGTGTTTTTCCTATTCTCGTATGTGCTAA